The sequence TTACTTGCTTGGATAGTCAAAGGCTGATCATCATCTCAAGCTTGAATGAGGTTGCTTCTGTTAATTTCTATCAAAAAGTTAACTAAGGCTATGTCCGAACCGTTTGGATTTATACCtccaaatataaaatatcaaaaGATATGTTTGCTGTCACAAATTATCATGTTGAGGATGGAATAGCCATAATTTCCTAATTGTCACACGCTGACGAGATTCCagaagaaggaaagagataTTTACTTTGAACAGTCTTTAAATGGTAGGGGGTGCCACAAGGCTAGATTCCCAACAGAGATATTTGATATGGGTTTGGTGGTGAGAGCCTAGGTTACCAAACCTAAAACTTGTGGCATAGAATGTAGATCACTATGTTTCAAGTTAGGCTGTGGTTGTATTTGCTGCATGGGGAATGTAGGTGTTTTGGGTGTGAATTAAATCATAAAGAGACACAATGAAAACTGGAAGAGCTTCCACATGCATAGGGAACATCATTTGTTGGTTTAACTGTTTCCTCTATATCTGGTAGTCAACTGCAATTAAATCTCCATCTGAACTTATTCACTCATCAAATATGCTGCAAGAACATCAGTTCCATAGATTGCATTCAGTTGCTCCTTTCTCTGATTTTGATTGTCAACCTGATAGTTCTTTTGTACTTTCTGAACATATTCCATATTGAAGTGCCaatatatgatataaaaaaGTTCTTAAATAATAGAAACCACATCGTGGTTCTTTACATTTTAACTTGTAAGTGTAACAACATAATACTAGCTCCTGACCATTTATGATGCACCTTATGTCAAAACTTTCATTCAAAAGTGATTAATTTGAAGCATAAATAATTTCAGTTCCAATTAtcatccccaatgtactcggtttgacactttttgttttattgataatattcttacgttgcttatcaaaaaaaaaaattcagttccAACTATAATGTCTAATGTACAATCTCATTGGTTTTTGTACTGGACTTGCTTTTCTATAACTCTAAGGCTTCACCACATTTTATGCCATGGTGGTTCTTGTAATTGGCCTCTTTcttgatgtgacattttttatgCAATATATTTCAAGTAATATTAAGGTTTggttctgatttttttttttttttggtaggatAAGAGGATTCAAGGTGTTTTGGGACATCATCAGAAAGAGTTTGAGGGTGGACTTTCTGCAGAAAACTTGGGTAAGTGATGAATTAAGGAGATGTTCATCTGTTAAGATACAATGTTATGATTAAATTTAGTATCATCATTGTTCAAAATGATGATAATGGGGACAACTGATTGACAGGGGCAAGATTTGGTGGATATGGTTCATTTTTACCTACGTATCAGTGGTCTCCTTCTACTTGCTCAAAGGCTTCACAACAAGCTCAAAACAATCATTCTCATGATCAGCCCTTAGAGGTATATGGTTGGtttcttcctttatatttttcttactatTCTAGACGCTTGAGTTCTTTGCTTAATATGATCATGCAGGGTGCCCCACAGAATTCAAAAGTTATCATGAGACCTGAACTTGCTTCAACTTATCGTGCACTACCTGAACTAAGGAATTCTTCTGTGGATAGTTTGTCCAAAGTTTGTAATTCAAGGAATTATATTTCAAATCACAAACCTCTCAAACTGTCAACCAATCAGTCTGATAAAAAAACACTGAAGTTCCGGATCAAGGTGGGGTCAGACAACATTTTAACTGAAAAGAGTGCTGCAACCTACAGCAATCTTGGTCTTGACATGtctccatcctcatcatcagATGGCAGCCATACAGAGTGGGAAGGGAACTCTCCAGATTCTCATAGTAAACAGAGTGAATCTCCCTCCTGCATTATTAAGGTGAACCTTTTTTCACCATTTTgttatctcttcatgtgtttcTTCAGGCAGATGTTCATATAATTCAATTATGTTTTTGGCCATGCCAATGTGATGAAGCAGATCTTGACTTCTTTTCCTATTCCAAATGGCGTGCTATTGTCGCCTCTTCATGATAATTTGGTTTGCCCATTGGAAGAAAAAAATCTCTTAGATGGAAGTAGATCTCCACCTTTTAAAGAGATGGATGCTGTCTTTGAAAATGAGTTTGCTTCAAAAATGCATTGTAAAAAGGTGCtcagagagaagaaaaagaattttggggATAAAAATGAGAGGTTTGTTGAATCAAAGAATGGGAATTTTGAGGATCCTGTTAATCCTGTTAATGCTGGTttgaagaatgaagaaaaaattaagatctcAGTGAGCAAGGAGATTGCATCTGATATCTTGAAGCTTCCACCTAAATCTAGTAAACATACTAATGGTGGTGGCTTGGGAAATGGTATTGCTATGGCTGCATCTGAACCCAATATGGGTAaggcaaaggaaaaaaatttctcctcACACTTGGTAAAAGAGGAAACTTTGGGGTCAATAGCTTCCAGGAGTGGTGATGAGCAGAATACAAAGAATGGTTTGGCAGAAATGATCCAGAAAGATAAAAATGTAGTCTATGATATAAGAAAAGATGGCAGAACCAAAGATGATAGAAGTTGTAATTTGTTTGAACGGAATTGTGACATGCCAAAGGGAAGCAAAGTTTGTGATTGGGGAACAGCAGCTCCCATAAAAGAGGAATTGTGAGAGCAAAGCCACCCACCAACAGGATGGAGTGAATATATCTCACGGGAAGGAATCAGCTGGGGGACAAAAGAAGTCTAAGGAAATCCAAAATCACGATAGCTCAGCTACCAGGAAGTCAAAAGTGAACTTGAAGGTTAGTTTTTCTTCCGCATCAAAAGATAATGTCACTTTCAAAAGTGGCTTTCCATCCAAAAGTAAAGGAGATGAAAAATTACACAAGGATTTGGAGAAGGCAAAAGATAGCCATAGTGATAGCATGTCTAACAAAAAACTAGTTAAGAAAGAATGTGTAAGTGATACATCAAGGAATCCTCTCAAAGATCAGGGAAGGGACTCTAAACTAGaggtttttgagaaaaaattcctTGCATCCAGCAGCAAATCAAGGGACGGTTCAGGTACCGATCAGGCAAAGGACTCTAAGCTTGAAGTGTCTGGGAAAAAATCAGTCAAAGAACTATCCGGGAAAGGATACCATGCAATCAGCAACATATCTAAGGTGATGACAAAGTGTTTTTCAGGATTTTTTATGTACCTTGATCATCACTTTGTTGGTAGAAGAAGCATTCCATCACTCAATGATCTTGCAATGCTTTGCTTCCATGATCTTGTAAGCATACTCTTTTATGTGTAAAATAGCTTCCTTGATTTCGCATGGttcttttgtatcttttttgtttgttatcacCTTCCTTTTCTGGTTAAGGCTTGTAGACAACCCATAGGCTAAGCTAAGTTTTACTTTCATTTTGAGTATCAGGTATGCAGTAAGTTGAATGGTAGCTTTAAAGATGCTGCAATTTCCCTTGTATGTTGACATGCTATATTAATTTTACGAATTGGTTACTACTCCAAATTAGTGTCGGAGTTGCTTTGCTGCATATCATATGCAGAGTACATTCGAAAGGTTGTTCTTTATCGACGGTAGCAGCTTGAaaagttaatatatttaatacaaaGTGAAAAATGTGGGCTTACTTTTTCTGAATGATCCAGGTTGCGTGGTTATTGattcaagagaaagaaagagctTTTCAGTACTTACAGCAGGCCTCTACATAATTTACTTGAGGTATTTCTAtcgttttattaattttttaccaCCAATGCATAGTCGTTGATCATTGGGCTTCCTGACAGTGCTTTAAATTGATCTTACATGAAGGTGAAGAACTCAGCAAAGTAAATAAGTTGAAGCAACTCTATGTTTGATGATTAATTTGCTATGGAAGCTGGTCCATTTTCAAACATGTAAGGTGAAAGGTCTTCTAACCGGGTTGAGTTTTCCATGCTTTCAGAATTGGTCTTTACAGTTATAACTTGAATTAGCCATTGCATTCCTAGAAAAAGATTACAAAAGCTAGCACATTGTAAGATTTATTTCCTCCTAGAAGACTTTTTGGTTTTATAGTTttggaattatttttttctcaaaagttCACATTTATATCCACTCTTTCCTGCCAAATTCTATACACTGGGTACGCACTGCTTCTTTATTTTGAGCTTTTCAGCATTGTGCGTAGGTAACTGGAAAGGATAAATCTGTTCACACTAATACTGGGATCTGAAATCTGGTTCTTATTACAAAGAGAATGGTCTTTCTCCTGAACAAACTGGTCCATTGATGTTCTGCTCTCTCTGGTATCTCTTGCAGATTGTGAAATGGAAGTTGATGGGTGAAACTGCACAAGTATtgattgaaaaacaaaagactGAGAACCGTGACACAGCAACTTATCAGGTATTCTTCATTAGTTTGTTTACTTGCCTCTGGGAAATTTAGGTTTGAGATTGGTTTCTCCTACAAAGTAACTTCCACTGTGTGACAGTTTTGTCATAGTTTCTTCATATTATTGGGCTGCAATCTGTCACCACCATGTTTTTGGTAGAACACGTATAATGGCTTCAGTGTTTGCTGTTTTATCCTTCTTCATTGtctgtattttttcttttctatttaaaaatgaTATCTGTATTGATCCAGTAGAATGTCAATTCACTTTCTTTCAAACACATAAGAGCCAGACACTcatttctttccaaattttgaTCGTCAGTTCATTTAATGCATGTCTTAGTGTTGTATTTATTTATGGACAGGAAGttttatactctctctctcccacacACACAAATGTTCTTCTGATTTATGGCTATTTCTGTAGGATTTTCTATCAAAATATGCTGACATGAGACTTGAAGTGGGAAGTTCTGTGTCACAGTCAAAACAATGGCCCATGCAATGGTGAAAGCTCATCTTTTTGTAATTAGGAGGTGTTAGTGGAACAAGCAACACAAATACACTGATTTTTGTAAGCAAATTAATGATGCGTAATCTATGCTGGAAGTGATAGGATTAACGTGccattttgaaataaaaagtccacatgtatgtgtatgtatgtgcCCTTCTTCAACGATTAAGCAGTTTTGGTTGTGATTTTGTGTGTTGATTCATTAAATTACTAGTAAACCACCTACAATTCTGACATTTTTTCCACTTGCAAatagtttttctcttttgatgGAAGATCAAGTTAACTTTAGCTATAGTGGTGGTGACTGAACAGCTCTTAGTGGATGCAATTAAGTAATAGTGAGCACTTAGTGAAAAGTGTTGGTACAGACAAgcaagcaaaaagaaagaaaacgtAAATGTCAATATGAGTTTTGgaaatgaataataaaagaagaataaattgAAGGGAATATATAAGTCTAAGTTGGCAAGTAAGCATAAATACTTGCCTACTTATTTCTCTTGTTCCACATGAGTTATACAAGTATAAGTTGGCAAGTAAACATAAATGCCTTGCTTTGCCTACTTACTTCTCTTTTTTGACACAATGGcataataattttctatatatagtaGAAGTTATAGATGATTTTGACATAAATTTGGTTTTCACAAAACTAAAATTGAAGCTAATTTGGAAGCTTTCTTAGGGTGTCTTGAAGCCAAAATTGTATTCTTGTCTTTGTAAGTATTGATTATTTTTCTGCAAagttgttcatatatatatatgtgtgtttttttattgttattcatAAACAATAGAGTGCTTTGCTTGCATAAAATTGGTCATATAGATGTTAAATGtggtaaaatttcatttcacATGAAATTGACACTAAATGGTCTAGTTTATGTTACATTTAATGTAtctttgataaatttatatcaCCTAAATAACTATTCTTCTTGAATCCGAGTTTTATGtaatatctatta comes from Castanea sativa cultivar Marrone di Chiusa Pesio chromosome 3, ASM4071231v1 and encodes:
- the LOC142626936 gene encoding cysteine-tryptophan domain-containing zinc finger protein 7-like; translated protein: MGKTELEEGAACCSSYIDNDQNIDIDVAFSYIDKRIQGVLGHHQKEFEGGLSAENLGARFGGYGSFLPTYQWSPSTCSKASQQAQNNHSHDQPLEGAPQNSKVIMRPELASTYRALPELRNSSVDSLSKVCNSRNYISNHKPLKLSTNQSDKKTLKFRIKVGSDNILTEKSAATYSNLGLDMSPSSSSDGSHTEWEGNSPDSHSKQSESPSCIIKILTSFPIPNGVLLSPLHDNLVCPLEEKNLLDGSRSPPFKEMDAVFENEFASKMHCKKVLREKKKNFGDKNERFVESKNGNFEDPVNPVNAGLKNEEKIKISVSKEIASDILKLPPKSSKHTNGGGLGNGIAMAASEPNMGKAKEKNFSSHLVKEETLGSIASRSGDEQNTKNGLAEMIQKDKNVVYDIRKDGRTKDDRSCNLFERNCDMPKGSKVCDWGTAAPIKEEL